The Chitinophaga parva genomic sequence CTGCATCCTCTTTACTGGAAGCATAATTAACAACAATCTTTGCACCTGCGGCAGCAAAGTGTTTGGCAATGGCTGCGCCGATTCCTTTTGATGCACCTGTTATTATGGCTACTTTATTTTCTAACTTACTCATCTTGAAAATTAATTTAATTATAAAATGGTATCACTGCAAACCCGTGCGGTGGTTGCGGCAATTACTTAGCCAGATAGGTCATGCCCCCATCAGCAAGGAGTTCCGCACCGAGCATGAATGAAGCGTCATCGGATGCCAGGAACACCGCTATTTTACCAATGTCAGACGGTTGCCCGATCCTGCCTATCGGCATTACACCTGCATAGTGTTTTTTTACAGCTTCAATTTGTTCTGCGGGAACAAACTTGTCAAATGCCGGCGTATCTGTTGTACCGGGTGTGATCACATTTGCTCTGATCTTTCTATCTAAAAGATCGTTTGAGAATGCTTTTGCCAAATAGATCACCGCCGCTTTTGCAGCACCATACAGCCCGAATGAGGTGTAAGCGCGATGCGCTGCGTTTGATCCGATAAGAATTATAGAACCACCATCATTCATATAAGGCAAGGCTTTCTGAACAGTGAAGTATACACTTTTCAGGTTCAGGTCCATCGTTTTGTCATAGTCAGCTTCGCTGATATCTGCCACTGTTCCTATAGTTCCACCACCCGCGTTGGCTACGATCACATCTATTTTACCGAATTTTGCAGCTGTTTCCTTAAACATGCTATCCAGCCCGGTGGTGCTGGTTACATCCGCATTGATGGCTATAAATTCAGCCCCAAGTCGAGCAGCAGCTCCGGCTAAGGTTTCCGGGTTTCTGCCCACAATAACTCCTTTAGCCCCTTCATTTTTAAATTCCTGGGCAATGCCAAATCCTATACCACTGTTACCACCGGTAATAACTGCTACTTTGTTTTTTAATTTATCCATAGTTCTAATGTTTGTGCAGCAAAGGTAGATTCCGCAGGTTATTTTTAGTAACTTTGTGCCGAAAAGTAATAGTATAACAGGTGTAACTAAGTAACAATGGGTTGTAAAATCACAGCGTTCCAGGAGGAACAAAAAAAGAGAATGAGGTCTGTTCAGGATGCGATGGATGCACTTAATGGAAAGTGGAAGATCGCTATTATCTCGTCTATCTGCTGTTATGGAAAACGGAGATTTTCCGATATTTTGAATGATGTGGAAGGGGTGTCCAACCGGATGCTGAGTAAAGAATTAAAAGAACTGGAAACGAACCAGTTGATTAAACGGACTATTTTAGATACACAACCCATATCGGTGCAATATGAGTTGACAGCGCACGGCAATACGTTACAGAATATTATCAGCAGCCTCTCGGATTGGGGTATTGTACATCGTAAGAAAATTATTGGGAAATAATTTGCACAAGGTCGGCTCTTAGGTTGGAAATGCTAACATTCATATTTAGCAGTGGACAATGGACCGGAGATAGCATATCTTAATAAGTACAGCCATTAATAATTATCAGGAGCGGAATTGCTTTTTACAGACTGAAGTGAGATAGCATGCTTCGTCTCGTTGCATCAACTATCTTGTTGTATAGCCGCCATTTGCGAAGATGGCCTGGCCGGTAACCCACCAACCATCGGCAACCAGGAATTTAACTAATGGTGCGATGTCTTTAATATCAGTAAGACCACCTGGTGCAGATGCGGATTTATGGGCATTAGAAGTGGAATCATTAGGGTGAACCTCACTGTTTTTTCTGGGCGGCCGTTCTGAACATACCCGGTGTTTCCCCGGTCCATTTCTTGAAGAATTTTGAAAAATTGGAAGCATCATATGTCAGCGTTGTGGCAATTTTTGCGATCGCCATATCGGTACCTGCCAGCAGATATTTTGCTTTGTCAATGATTTTGGCATCATAGAAATAGCAGGGATGATGTCCCTTTTCTTTTTGAACAATATGGGTCAGATGCTTGTGCGATATGGCAAGTTCACGGGCAATCTCATTGAGTTTCATAAACTCTGGCACGCTGCCACTAATAACGTCATCAATATGTCGGTCTAAGAGGTCAAGATACTGTCTCGTTATTTCGGCGCCTCGTTTCTCATCTCTGTTTTTCATATTTCATAATATTCGGCAAAATACCGCTAAACGCCATGGTGAACTTTTCGCATAATTATTTTATATATATTGTGAAGGGCAAGGATGTTATCATCAGTCGTTTACTGGTTGTTGTAATATCGGATTGGACCGGGGCATGGGCCCAATAGTAAAATGGGACCGGGACGGCCGGTGTTCAAGGGGGTTATCAAACGTTTGATCCGATTTGATAATGCTCTGTTAATATTGAGGCTATATCTTTGCAAATCAACCGTACAATATGCCCTTCATAGAGCAATCATATTTTAGGGCCATCCAGGAAGGTGATGAAAAAGCATTTGAAGCGTTATTCACAAAGCATTACGAAAGCCTGGTGCAGTTCTCTGCAAGTTTTATCCCTGATATGAAAGAAGATGCCAGGGATATTGTGGTGGACGTATTCGCTTATCTTTGGCTGAACCGTTCCCGGTTCACTATAAAAAGATCGCTCTCTGCCTACCTGTATAGCGCTGTCCGTAACAAAACAATAGACAACTTGCGGAAGCAAAACCTGGCACCTGTAATCTTGTGCGGCGGTTTTGATGACCTTCCTCTTGCCGGAACCGAGATAGCTGACAGGAATCTATACTATAAAGAAACTGACCGGCAGATAGCCACGTTGATAGAACTGCTGCCTACCCAGGCCCGCCTCATTTTCCGGATGAACCGGGATGAAGGGCTTAGTTATGAAGAGATTGCATCGGTACTGGAAATATCTGTGAATACTGTTAAAACCCAAATGTACCGCGCTTTGCGGTTCCTGAAGAAACAATATACCGCCTCCCATCCTTAATGTGATTTGTTAATAGATTGTTAATTATGATTTCCCTGTCATGATCCTTTTCTTTTAATTCGTCTTTTAGGACGAGGGCTTTTCCTTAATCTTTCAAATATTATATGCAGCTAAGTGAGCCGGAAATTTATTTGTTAATAACCAGGCATTTATCTTTCAATACAACCATTGCAGAGGATGAGTGGCTGGCAGCGTGGCTCATGGCGTCGAAAGATAACAGGCAGTTATTTGAAGAGGTCAAGGCTGTCTGGCTTTCGGCAGGTCGCCAGCATAATGGCGCTGCAGAAACGGGCAAAGCGTTCGCATCACTTAAATCCAGGTTGCAGCAGGAGGAAAGGGAATTCTTACAAGACCCTGTGCCAGCACCCCTTCGCCGCACCAAAAACACCAGGATATTTAAGATAGCCGGGTTTTCCCTGGCCGGGGCCGCAGTGGCAGCCAGCTTATTGTGGATGTTTATTGCCAGGCCTGAGATAACGCCGGGATCACGGGAGAAGACGATTGTAGCCGCGGAAAAGACTACGCTTACATTAAGTGATGGATCTATGGTGTGCCTTTCCCCAGGCAGCAGGTTGAGTTATCCGGAGGTTTTTGATGAGCAGCATCGTACGGTGCGTCTGGATGGGCAGGCTTTTTTCAAAGTAAGCAAGAGACCCCACCAGCCCTTTACAGTGGTAAGCGGAACGTTGCTGACCGAGGTACTGGGGACTGCCTTTACCATTGCAGCTTTTCCGGACCGGGATAAAATAACGGTGGCCCTGGTAGAGGGCCGGGTAAATGTGCGTGGCGGCCATGGACAGCAGCATATGCTGCAGCCGGGAATGGAGCTGGTGTTGGATAAAAACAAGGAGCAGGTACAGGTGCGTCCGATTGGAATTAACGATAATATTACCGGCTGGATGAGCCGGGAGCTGGTATTCAATGATATTACTTTATCTGAAGCAGCGGAACAGCTGCAGGCAGTCTATGGCGTGCACCTGGTGTTTGAGAACCAGCGCGCCGCAAATTGCAGGATATGGGGCAAGTTCAGTGACCGGCCATTACCCGAGGTACTGGAAACGATCAAACTGGCCGGTGTAGCATATCAGCTGAAAGGAAAGGACTCTATTTACATCTCGGCGAAAAAATAGTCATAACAGCAAATTGACGACGTTCTCTTTTTTCATGTGCAAGACATGATCAGGTATTGCATTGCCTTTAAAGAAGGGAGCTATTTACAATTTCAACAGGAACAAAAACAAGTAACAACCAGCTATCTCTTTTTTTCATGTATTGCGCATGAACAGGGAGGATATTGCCTGCATGGAACTACCGGTATTCTTCACTATAACTTATAACAGATAGTATTTTCTTATGCACCAGAAAATTTACCTTCATTGCAGATGGTTAGGATGCACCAGTGCGATGCTTTCACTCATGCTAGCATTTTTTTGTTCACCAGTGTTGGCCCAGAGCGGGGTGACAGAGACAGCCAGGGTCAACTGCTCAGTAAAGGCCAGTGGCCAGCCGCTGAGGAATGTATTCAACGCTATTGAAATGCAAACGGATTACAACTTTGTTTGTGTTGGTGAAACCGCTATTTTGGACAGGAAAGTTTCCCTGAACCTGCTCAACAGTAATCTCCGGGCTATCCTGACGCAGATAGAGAGCCTGGCGCAGGTTTCTTTTGCCGTGAATGGCAGTTCTATTGTTGTAAAGGACAACACCGGCGCCACCCATCGCGCGCCATCCACTGTGCGTGCGCCGTTGCAGGGGGTGGTGATGAATGAGCACCGTGAGGCCATACCAGGGGTAAGCGTTTTTAACCCGAACAGCGGCTCTGACAGCGTATTTACCAATGACAAAGGCATTTTTGTTGTACCGGCCAGAAAGGGAGACCTCATACTGGTGATCGCGGCGGGCTACCGGGAGAAAATGCTCACGGTAAATGATGAGCGTTCCTATGAAATTACATTACAGGCCGATACTAGCCGTAAGCTGAATGAAGTAGTGGTAACAGCCCTGGGTATCCGCAAGGAGAAGAAATCACTGGGCTACACGGTACAACAGGTAAGCGGTGAAACGCTGGAAAAAGTAAAGGCACCTACCGCCATGAGTGGCCTCACTGGCAAGGTGGCCGGTTTGAATATTGCCAACACAACCGACTTCTTCCAGGCACCATCCGTATCCCTCCGCGGTCAAAAACCGCTTATTGTTATCGATGGGATACCTGATCTGGAAGGAGATGCATTTAAGATCAACGCGGACGATATCGAAAGCGTTTCAGTCCTGAAAGGAACTTCTGCTGCCGCCTTGTATGGATCAATCGGGAAAAATGGTGCCATTATGTATAACACCAAGCGCGGGCGCAAAGGTGACGTGAAGGTAGAGCTCAATTCTTCCACCCTCCTGCAGACCGGCTACCTTCGTATTCCCAAAGTACAGACGGAATACGGGGATGGTAACTATGGCAAATATGCTTACATAGACGGATCCGGCGGTGGTACAGAAGGTGGCGGATGGCTATGGGGCCCCAAGCTGGATCAGAAAGATCCTACCACCCCCAGCGGCTATTTTGAAACGCCGCAGTACAACAGCCCCGTTGATCCCGCAACCGGGAAACTGGTGCCGCTTCCCTGGGTTTCAAGGGGGAAGAATAACCTCAAGAACTTCTTCCGCACTGGCCTGCTTTCTACCAATAACCTGTCTGCCACCTGGGGCGGCGACAAAGGTACTTTCCGGGTATCTGCTGGCGAGATCTTCCAGAAAGGGGTGATGCCCAATACCAGCATGAACAATGCATCTTTTTCGGTGTCTGGTAACTACAATCTTTCCAAAAGACTGAACGTGGACGGGCGGCTTTCCTATAACAGGGAGTTTTCCAATAACTACCCCACCACAGGTTACGGACCGGATAATATTCTGTATAATCTGGTGCTCTGGACCGGTGCAGACGTAGATATAAGGGACCTCAAAAATTACTGGGTGAAAGGCAAGGAAGGCCTGCAGCAGAAGAATTATAACAATTCGTGGTACAATAACCCGTATTTCGTGGCTTACCAGTACCTGCAGGGCTACCGTAAGGACAATGTGTTTGGTTCCTTTGCGCTCAACTATGATATTTCGCCCTCATTCAGTGCCAAGTTGCGTACGGGCATAAATGAGTATGGAACAGATGAAACTACCCAGGAGCCCAAGAGCTATATTGGCTACAGCAGCATCTCCAATGGAAATCTTTTTTATACCAAGAAAGGCTATTTCGATATCACTTCCGACTTCATCCTCAGTTATAAACACGATTTCAGTCAGAACTTTAGCCTGTCTGCCCGTGCAGGTGGTGCCAACCAGTATAGCAACTACCGGCGACTGTTTTCCCGCACCGATGGCCTTACTATTCCCGGGTTTTATAGCCTTGGCAATTCAACCAATCCATTGTACAGCGAGAATACCCTGCAGGAGAAACAGATCAAAAGTTTATACGGGATGGTGGACGCCGAGCTATATCATTTCATTTATCTAGGTATTACAGGAAGGAACGACTGGGTGTCTACTTTGCCGGTGCGGAATAATTCGTTTTTCTATCCTTCTGTAACAGGTGCAGTGGTGTTGTCAGATGTTTTAAAACTGCCTGCTGCTGTGTCCTTTCTTAAAGCACGGGGATCCTGGTCGCAGGTAAATAGCGGCGCCATTGATGCTAATGACCCTTACGCCTCCATTCAAACGTATTCCCTTGCCAACAAATGGAATAACGTGCCGGCCCTTTCCTGGGGCGCTGAGCTGATCTCCCCGCACCTGATACCGTCTACCACCCAATCGTGGGAGACCGGCCTGGTAATAGGACTGCTGCAGAACCGGGTGAACCTGGACCTCACCTATTTCCAGAACCGTGAGTACAATAATTTTGCCAGCGTAGGTATGTCGCTGGCCAGTGGCTACGGAACAAGACTGGTCAATGCGGATGAATACAAAAGAAAGGGCTGGGAAATGGTACTTAGCCTGGTGCCGGTTAAGACATCACAATTCCAGTGGCAGACCGGCTTTAATGTCAGCAACAGCCACAGGTGGCTTACGGAGGCCACTTATAGCCTGGATGGGTATAAGGATAACCTGAAAGTGGGCGAGAGAAGTGATAAGATATTTACCGGGGTGTACCAGACTACCCCTGATGGACAGGTGATCTACGGCTCGAACGGGATGCCGCTGAGCGATGCCTACCAACGCGCTGTTGGTTACGGTGATCCCAAATGGATCTACGGATGGCAAAACAGCTTCAACTATAAGCAGTTTACATTAACCTGCTCGATGGATGGCCGGCTGGGTGGACTTATCTATTCCACTACCAACCTGAAAATGATCTGGGGTGGTTCTTCGCCCGCCACTGCCAATCATTTTAGAGACGAGGCTTACCAGGGATTACAGACCTATGTGGGGAAAGGCGTTGTTGTTACATCCGGCAATGTACAGTATGATAACCACGGCAACATCCTGTCGGATACCCGGACATATGCCCCGAATAAAACGCCTGTTAACTATGTTTCTTACATGACCTCCACGAATGATGCGCCGGCTTATAATTACTTCTATTATAGTGGTACTTATATAAAATTACGGGAGGTGGTGCTGACCTATAACATTTCTCCTGCCTTCCTTAAAAGAACGCGGGTATTCTCATCCGCGTCCGCATCCCTCATTGGCAATAACCTGCTGATGTTTGCTAAGCTGCCCAATGTTGATCCGGATGCAGAAGGCGATAACCTGCAAACTCCCTCCTTAAGAAGTGTGGGAGTGAATCTGAACCTGAAATTTTAACAACAATCATGTCTGACATTATGAATAAAAGATATTTACTTTTTGCACTCCTGGTGGCAGCGGGCTTGTTGTGTCAGGTCTCCTGCAAGCGGTTTGAAACATACCAGATAAACCCTAACCTGCCTACGCAGGCAGACCCCTCGCTTTTATTAACCACGATTGAACAGAATGCCTTATCCAGCATTTCTCCGCAGGCGGGGCTTGCATCCCGCTACCTGGCTTATACAGAAAGCGTTAATCTTAATCAGTATTATGGCTGGCAGCGAAGTGGGTTTGATGCATACGGAAGTATCCGCCAGGTGGTAAAAATGGAACAGGAAGCTGCCAGGACAGGAAAGCAGAACTACCGTTACCTGGGTAAGTTCTTCCGGTCTTATTATATCATCGGGTTAACCCTTACTTTCGGAGATGTGCCTTATTCCCAGATGATGCGGGCTATGAATGATGATCTCTCCCAGGACGCCATACGGCCGGCTTACGATAAGCAGGAGGATATTTACCTGGGGGTTTTAAACGACCTGAAAATAGCAAGCGATTCTCTGTCTGTCGATGGCGGGGATATCAATGGCGATGTTGTTTACAATGGAGACATCAGTAAATGGAAAAAAGCAATCAATGCCTTTAGTTTAAGGGTGCTAATAAGCCTTTCTGCGAAGGAGGGTAACACACAATTGCTGGTTAAACAAAGGTTCCGGGAGATCGTGGCAGACCCTGCGAAGTACCCGTTGTTTGGCTCCAACAGCGATAACCTTGCACTCCCCTTCTATGATATCAACAATAACCGCTATCCTTATTATAATAACAACAGCATGAAAACGGACTATTATCTGGATAGTTCCTTTGTAAGCATGCTGAAACGATACAATGATCCCCGTTTGTTCGTTTACGGGATGCCTGCAACGGCTACCGGCCTCCCGGCGGGAAACTTTAATGCATATGCAGGAATGGCTGGTAGCGCACCGTTGTCTACCAACGTACAGCTGATGACAGACGGTAAAGCATCACAGATCAACCGCCGTTATGCCTATGATCCGGTCAATGAACCCTCTGTGGCTATCGGTTATGCTGAGCTGCAGTTTACACTGGCGGAAGCCGCCGCCCGCGGATGGATCGATGGGGATGCCAATGCATATTATAAAAATGGTGTACAGGCGGCTATGCAGTTTTCCAACTACAAAGGAACGGGGTACACAGATGCAGACATACAGCATTACCTGGAGCAACCGGTAGTGCAGCTGCAGGGAGATAAGACCATTTCCCAGATTGTAACGCAGAAGTATATAGCCCTGTTTATGAATACAGGCTGGGAAGCTTTCTACAATCAGAGGAGAACGGGCATACCCGTTTTTGAGACCGCGGGAAGTGGCATGCTCAATGATGGGAAGGTGCCGGTCCGTTGGATGTACCCCACTGATGAATATAATAATAACGGGGATAATGTAAATGCAGCCGTTAAAGCACAATTTCCCAATGGAGACGATATCAACGGGGTAATGTGGCTGCTCAAGAATGAATAGGAGGTAGTGTTTTGCAGCCCGGGCCGGAGTTCGTGCCGGCCCGGCTGTGTTAACTGTTTATACCGGATCAAAAGTTAAGAACATAGCATGAAAAAGTATTGCATTTTATTTTTTTGCCTGGCGGGCCTATCCCTTACTACCCATGCGCAGCGTGCCAGAAAGGTGGTATTTGTTATCACGGATGGCGTTCCCGCTGACTTCCTGGAAAGTGTACAGACCCCTAACCTGGATAAGATCTCAAAGGCCGGGCACTATATGAGGGCCTATGTAGGTGGGGAAAAAGGTGCTTACTCAGAAACGCCTACCATTTCCGCAGTGGGCTATAATAGCCTTCTTACCGGCACCTGGGCCAATAAGCACAATGTCTGGGACAATTATAACCAGTCACCTGATTATCATTATCCTACTATTTTCCGCTTATTGAAGGACCAGTATCCGGCCAAAAAGATAGCCGTTTATTCTACCTGGACCGACAACCGGACTTTGCTGGTAGGGGATGGCCTGGCGCAAACCGGGGGGATCCATGTGGATGAACATGCGGATGGTTATGAGTTGGATACCGTCCGTTTTCCACATGATGAAGAGGGGCGGACATTTATGCACCGGATAGATGAGCAGGTTACCGCCGATGCTGTAAAAGGCATTTTGCAAAAGGCGCCGGACCTATCCTGGATATACCTTGAGTACACAGATGATATGGGCCATAAATATGGTGATTCTCCCCAGCTCACAGCAGCTGTCCGGATGTTTGATGAACAAATGGGAAAAGTGTGGGAGGCTATTCAGTACCGGGAGAAGCATTACCCGGAAGACTGGATGATCATTATGACCACCGATCATGGGAGGACCGAATCCAACGGTAAAGGACATGGAGGACAATCACCACGCCAGCGCACTACCTGGATATTAACGAGCAACCCTGCCATCAATGCTTATCCTAACTATTTTATGCCGGGGGTGGTAGACATATACCCCACAATTGCCAGGTTCATGGGCATCAGCATACCGGTAGCCGTGAACCGGGAGCTGGATGGCATCCCTTTTATTGGAAAGGTGAGCCTTATCCACATGGATGCTAACTATATACAAGGCAAGATTGATGTGAACTGGGTGCCACTAAGCCCTAATGAGAATACGAAAGTGAAGATATGGGTTAGCACCACCAATAATGTGAAAACAGGTGGGGAAGACCAATACAAGCTAATGGGTGAGTGGCCATTAAAGCAAAAGCATGCCAGTATTGACGTAAAGGACCTGCCGTCCAGGTTTTATAAAGTGGTGCTCGAAGGTGCTGATAACAGCATCAACAGGTGGATTGTGCTGGACCAGAAGGCTGCCGGTTAGACTTGAGTAAATCCTTGTATGGCAGCAGGGATACAGGCTGCCTAAGACAGCGTGGACTCCCGCAGCGTAACTGGTACCGTGAAAGATATGACACCGAAACGGCCGGCAGGGCTTACCTGCTGGCCGTTTTTATTACGTAAAGTGTGCTTTATTTACCTGCCCGGAAGTACAGGCCCGCTATTCATGATTCAGTGATCCTCTCAATGCAGCCATCGACAGCTTCACATACTGCCGGATCGTAGCCTCGGAAAGATTCATTTCCTGCGCCACCTTCTCATACGGCTCTCCCTGTACCTTACACAGGATCACCGCCTTTTGTCTTTGCTGCGGTAAAGCCGCAATCGCATTATTCAGAAGGGTCATCCGCCGCTGGTAAACATGCGTGGCTTCCATTTGCCGCTCACCATCCTCTATGCCGGCATCTTCAGGAAAAGAAGCCTGGTTCACAACTGTGCGCCGGATGTTGCTGCGCAGGTAAGACATCGATTTATAATAGCTGGTATTGAACAACCATCCCCCCAGTTCTACGCCATCGGCCAGGTCATTTCTTTTTTCCCATAAAGTGATGAAGCATTCCTGGAGCAGGTCTTCTGCGGCACTTTCATCAGCAACCAGTTTGCGGATATTTCTGCTGATGGCGGAATAGTACTTGTCAAATAGATACCGGAAGACCTCTTCCTTACCGGATCTGAGACCTTCCAGTAAAGCTCCGTTATCTGTAAAGACGATTTTCCTCACTTCCTGCCTGCGGTTTAAGATTGTAAAATTAGAAATCTATTCTTACCCGTTATTTTTGGTTGTATTATCCTTTCATGAACAAAATGTAACCACCACGCGGCGCGCTTTTTTTCCAGTGCAAAGCTGGCAGCCCGTAATAAGCAGTCATCACTTTCCCATTGCCTGGGACTTATATCTATTTAATTATTTTGAACACTGGTGCCGGTAATTTTGCCCGGCCGGGAATGGTAAATTAGTGGTGGCAATGACAGAAAACGTGGTTAATGTAGCACACAATATACTGGCGGAGCATGCATAAATGCAAGTAAAATGCTATCTTTTTTTATGGGAAATCCCGGGAAACAGCGTTTGGTATTGCTTATCAGCTTGTTAACAATTACTTAACATTGAAAGTAGTACCAGTTTTTCAATTCCAGGCATTTAAAGGTGTAAGTATGTTGTCAACAGCGGAAATA encodes the following:
- a CDS encoding SDR family NAD(P)-dependent oxidoreductase: MDKLKNKVAVITGGNSGIGFGIAQEFKNEGAKGVIVGRNPETLAGAAARLGAEFIAINADVTSTTGLDSMFKETAAKFGKIDVIVANAGGGTIGTVADISEADYDKTMDLNLKSVYFTVQKALPYMNDGGSIILIGSNAAHRAYTSFGLYGAAKAAVIYLAKAFSNDLLDRKIRANVITPGTTDTPAFDKFVPAEQIEAVKKHYAGVMPIGRIGQPSDIGKIAVFLASDDASFMLGAELLADGGMTYLAK
- a CDS encoding winged helix-turn-helix transcriptional regulator, which encodes MGCKITAFQEEQKKRMRSVQDAMDALNGKWKIAIISSICCYGKRRFSDILNDVEGVSNRMLSKELKELETNQLIKRTILDTQPISVQYELTAHGNTLQNIISSLSDWGIVHRKKIIGK
- a CDS encoding helix-turn-helix domain-containing protein codes for the protein MKNRDEKRGAEITRQYLDLLDRHIDDVISGSVPEFMKLNEIARELAISHKHLTHIVQKEKGHHPCYFYDAKIIDKAKYLLAGTDMAIAKIATTLTYDASNFSKFFKKWTGETPGMFRTAAQKKQ
- a CDS encoding RNA polymerase sigma-70 factor, with product MPFIEQSYFRAIQEGDEKAFEALFTKHYESLVQFSASFIPDMKEDARDIVVDVFAYLWLNRSRFTIKRSLSAYLYSAVRNKTIDNLRKQNLAPVILCGGFDDLPLAGTEIADRNLYYKETDRQIATLIELLPTQARLIFRMNRDEGLSYEEIASVLEISVNTVKTQMYRALRFLKKQYTASHP
- a CDS encoding FecR family protein gives rise to the protein MPAPLRRTKNTRIFKIAGFSLAGAAVAASLLWMFIARPEITPGSREKTIVAAEKTTLTLSDGSMVCLSPGSRLSYPEVFDEQHRTVRLDGQAFFKVSKRPHQPFTVVSGTLLTEVLGTAFTIAAFPDRDKITVALVEGRVNVRGGHGQQHMLQPGMELVLDKNKEQVQVRPIGINDNITGWMSRELVFNDITLSEAAEQLQAVYGVHLVFENQRAANCRIWGKFSDRPLPEVLETIKLAGVAYQLKGKDSIYISAKK
- a CDS encoding SusC/RagA family TonB-linked outer membrane protein, translating into MDRKVSLNLLNSNLRAILTQIESLAQVSFAVNGSSIVVKDNTGATHRAPSTVRAPLQGVVMNEHREAIPGVSVFNPNSGSDSVFTNDKGIFVVPARKGDLILVIAAGYREKMLTVNDERSYEITLQADTSRKLNEVVVTALGIRKEKKSLGYTVQQVSGETLEKVKAPTAMSGLTGKVAGLNIANTTDFFQAPSVSLRGQKPLIVIDGIPDLEGDAFKINADDIESVSVLKGTSAAALYGSIGKNGAIMYNTKRGRKGDVKVELNSSTLLQTGYLRIPKVQTEYGDGNYGKYAYIDGSGGGTEGGGWLWGPKLDQKDPTTPSGYFETPQYNSPVDPATGKLVPLPWVSRGKNNLKNFFRTGLLSTNNLSATWGGDKGTFRVSAGEIFQKGVMPNTSMNNASFSVSGNYNLSKRLNVDGRLSYNREFSNNYPTTGYGPDNILYNLVLWTGADVDIRDLKNYWVKGKEGLQQKNYNNSWYNNPYFVAYQYLQGYRKDNVFGSFALNYDISPSFSAKLRTGINEYGTDETTQEPKSYIGYSSISNGNLFYTKKGYFDITSDFILSYKHDFSQNFSLSARAGGANQYSNYRRLFSRTDGLTIPGFYSLGNSTNPLYSENTLQEKQIKSLYGMVDAELYHFIYLGITGRNDWVSTLPVRNNSFFYPSVTGAVVLSDVLKLPAAVSFLKARGSWSQVNSGAIDANDPYASIQTYSLANKWNNVPALSWGAELISPHLIPSTTQSWETGLVIGLLQNRVNLDLTYFQNREYNNFASVGMSLASGYGTRLVNADEYKRKGWEMVLSLVPVKTSQFQWQTGFNVSNSHRWLTEATYSLDGYKDNLKVGERSDKIFTGVYQTTPDGQVIYGSNGMPLSDAYQRAVGYGDPKWIYGWQNSFNYKQFTLTCSMDGRLGGLIYSTTNLKMIWGGSSPATANHFRDEAYQGLQTYVGKGVVVTSGNVQYDNHGNILSDTRTYAPNKTPVNYVSYMTSTNDAPAYNYFYYSGTYIKLREVVLTYNISPAFLKRTRVFSSASASLIGNNLLMFAKLPNVDPDAEGDNLQTPSLRSVGVNLNLKF
- a CDS encoding SusD/RagB family nutrient-binding outer membrane lipoprotein, producing the protein MSDIMNKRYLLFALLVAAGLLCQVSCKRFETYQINPNLPTQADPSLLLTTIEQNALSSISPQAGLASRYLAYTESVNLNQYYGWQRSGFDAYGSIRQVVKMEQEAARTGKQNYRYLGKFFRSYYIIGLTLTFGDVPYSQMMRAMNDDLSQDAIRPAYDKQEDIYLGVLNDLKIASDSLSVDGGDINGDVVYNGDISKWKKAINAFSLRVLISLSAKEGNTQLLVKQRFREIVADPAKYPLFGSNSDNLALPFYDINNNRYPYYNNNSMKTDYYLDSSFVSMLKRYNDPRLFVYGMPATATGLPAGNFNAYAGMAGSAPLSTNVQLMTDGKASQINRRYAYDPVNEPSVAIGYAELQFTLAEAAARGWIDGDANAYYKNGVQAAMQFSNYKGTGYTDADIQHYLEQPVVQLQGDKTISQIVTQKYIALFMNTGWEAFYNQRRTGIPVFETAGSGMLNDGKVPVRWMYPTDEYNNNGDNVNAAVKAQFPNGDDINGVMWLLKNE
- a CDS encoding alkaline phosphatase family protein, translated to MKKYCILFFCLAGLSLTTHAQRARKVVFVITDGVPADFLESVQTPNLDKISKAGHYMRAYVGGEKGAYSETPTISAVGYNSLLTGTWANKHNVWDNYNQSPDYHYPTIFRLLKDQYPAKKIAVYSTWTDNRTLLVGDGLAQTGGIHVDEHADGYELDTVRFPHDEEGRTFMHRIDEQVTADAVKGILQKAPDLSWIYLEYTDDMGHKYGDSPQLTAAVRMFDEQMGKVWEAIQYREKHYPEDWMIIMTTDHGRTESNGKGHGGQSPRQRTTWILTSNPAINAYPNYFMPGVVDIYPTIARFMGISIPVAVNRELDGIPFIGKVSLIHMDANYIQGKIDVNWVPLSPNENTKVKIWVSTTNNVKTGGEDQYKLMGEWPLKQKHASIDVKDLPSRFYKVVLEGADNSINRWIVLDQKAAG
- a CDS encoding RNA polymerase sigma factor — translated: MRKIVFTDNGALLEGLRSGKEEVFRYLFDKYYSAISRNIRKLVADESAAEDLLQECFITLWEKRNDLADGVELGGWLFNTSYYKSMSYLRSNIRRTVVNQASFPEDAGIEDGERQMEATHVYQRRMTLLNNAIAALPQQRQKAVILCKVQGEPYEKVAQEMNLSEATIRQYVKLSMAALRGSLNHE